The following proteins come from a genomic window of Pseudomonas putida:
- the zwf gene encoding glucose-6-phosphate dehydrogenase — protein sequence MTIPCDILVFGGTGDLALHKLLPALYHLYREARLNIAVRIIALARRNLSRNEYLKLAERHCRAQIARSDFDEEVWQRFSARLDYFPMDAAQSADFGRLARYLGEPGGLTRIYYLATAPNLFVPIANHLRVAGLADQEARIVLEKPIGHSLESATAINEAIGTVFEESQVFRIDHYLGKETVQNLMALRFANALLEPVWRNGQVDHVQISVCETLGVENRGAYYDRSGATRDMLQNHLLQLLCLVAMEPPAQFEAEAVRDEKVKILRALKPITGQDVQDKTVRGQYGAGHIGGQEVPAYYFEKDVDNDSDTETFVAVHAHIDNWRWAGVPFYLRTGKRMARRSSQIVIQFKPVPHELFNGGQVNQLLIRLQPDERISLRMMTKSPGKGMRLEPVDLDLNLAQVFGQTRRWEAYERLLLDVLEGDSTLFMRRDEVEAAWAWIDPIIKGWEEHFQAPRHYAAGSSGPEQANSLLARHGSHWHS from the coding sequence TTGACTATTCCTTGCGACATTCTGGTGTTCGGCGGCACTGGCGATCTGGCCCTGCACAAACTGCTGCCGGCGCTCTATCACCTGTATCGCGAGGCACGTTTGAACATTGCCGTGCGCATCATTGCCCTGGCCCGACGCAACCTGTCGCGCAACGAGTATCTGAAGCTCGCCGAACGCCATTGCCGAGCGCAGATCGCCCGGAGTGACTTCGACGAAGAGGTGTGGCAACGCTTTAGTGCGCGCCTGGACTACTTTCCCATGGACGCCGCGCAAAGTGCCGATTTCGGGCGCCTGGCGCGCTACCTCGGCGAGCCTGGCGGGCTGACCCGCATCTATTACCTGGCCACCGCGCCCAATCTGTTCGTGCCGATTGCCAACCACCTGCGGGTGGCGGGGCTGGCCGACCAAGAGGCGCGCATCGTGCTGGAGAAGCCGATCGGCCATTCGCTGGAGTCGGCCACCGCCATCAACGAAGCGATCGGCACGGTGTTCGAGGAATCGCAGGTGTTTCGCATAGATCACTACCTTGGCAAGGAGACCGTGCAGAATCTCATGGCCCTGCGCTTCGCCAACGCGTTGCTGGAGCCGGTGTGGCGCAACGGGCAGGTCGATCATGTGCAGATCAGCGTCTGTGAAACCCTCGGTGTAGAGAACAGAGGGGCCTACTATGACCGGTCCGGGGCCACACGCGACATGCTGCAGAACCACCTGCTGCAGTTGCTGTGCCTGGTAGCCATGGAGCCGCCCGCGCAGTTCGAGGCCGAGGCGGTACGCGACGAGAAGGTCAAGATTCTGCGCGCCCTCAAGCCAATTACCGGCCAGGACGTTCAGGACAAGACCGTGCGCGGTCAGTACGGTGCCGGGCACATCGGCGGCCAGGAAGTGCCTGCCTACTACTTCGAAAAGGACGTGGACAATGACAGCGACACCGAAACATTCGTCGCCGTCCACGCCCACATCGACAATTGGCGCTGGGCTGGCGTGCCTTTCTATCTGCGCACCGGCAAACGCATGGCACGACGCTCGTCGCAGATCGTCATCCAGTTCAAGCCCGTCCCCCACGAGCTGTTCAACGGTGGCCAGGTCAACCAGCTATTGATCCGGCTACAGCCCGATGAGCGCATCAGCTTGCGCATGATGACCAAAAGCCCCGGCAAGGGCATGCGCCTGGAGCCGGTGGACCTGGACCTCAACCTGGCGCAGGTGTTCGGCCAGACGCGTCGCTGGGAGGCCTATGAACGTCTGCTGCTGGACGTACTGGAGGGTGATTCGACGCTGTTCATGCGCCGTGACGAGGTGGAAGCCGCCTGGGCCTGGATCGACCCGATCATCAAAGGCTGGGAAGAGCATTTCCAGGCCCCTCGTCACTATGCAGCCGGCAGCAGTGGCCCCGAGCAGGCCAACAGCCTGCTGGCCCGGCATGGAAGTCACTGGCACAGCTGA
- the uvrD gene encoding DNA helicase II yields MHTDDLSLLLNSLNDAQRQAVAATLGRQLVLAGAGSGKTRVLVHRIAWLIQVEQASPHSILSVTFTNKAAAEMRQRIEQLLGINPAGMWVGTFHGLAHRLLRAHWQEARLVQNFQILDSDDQQRLVKRVIRELGLDEQRWPARQAQWFINGQKDEGLRPQHIQASGDLFLGTMRSIYEAYEQACERAGVIDFSELLLRALDLWRDHPGLLEHYQRRFRHLLVDEFQDTNAVQYAWLRLLAGKGGGSLMAVGDDDQSIYGWRGAKIENIHQYTADFPDAEMIRLEQNYRSTGGILKAANALIANNSGRLGKELWTDLGEGEPLTLYAAYNEHDEARYVVETIESLIKQGNSRSDIAILYRSNAQSRVLEEALLRERIPYRIYGGQRFFERAEIKNAMAYLRLIEGRGNDAALERVINVPPRGIGEKTVEAIREHARHSQLSMWGAMCQLLAAKALKGRAASALGAFIELIESLAGKVADMPLHTMTQTVVEQSGLIIYHQEEKGEKGQARVENLEELVSAARNFETTDDDADLSPLSAFLGHASLEAGEAQADEHEDSIQLMTLHSAKGLEFPYVFLVGMEEGLFPHKMSLEEPGRLEEERRLAYVGITRAMRQLFMTYAETRRLYGSETYNKVSRFVREIPPGLVQEVRLSNSVSRPFGGAKSTSASSLFANANIPQTAFNLGQRVQHSVFGEGVILNFEGSGAQARVQVNFAEGSKWLMLGYAKLEAI; encoded by the coding sequence ATGCACACAGATGACCTCTCACTCCTGCTGAATTCCTTGAACGATGCCCAACGCCAGGCCGTCGCGGCCACGCTCGGGCGTCAGCTGGTGCTTGCTGGCGCCGGTTCCGGTAAAACCCGCGTGCTGGTGCATCGCATCGCCTGGCTGATCCAGGTCGAGCAGGCCTCACCGCACTCGATCCTGTCGGTGACCTTCACCAACAAGGCTGCCGCCGAAATGCGCCAGCGTATCGAGCAATTGCTGGGCATCAACCCGGCCGGCATGTGGGTGGGGACCTTCCACGGTCTGGCGCATCGGTTGTTGCGCGCCCACTGGCAGGAAGCGCGCCTGGTACAGAATTTCCAGATCCTCGACAGTGATGACCAGCAGCGCCTGGTCAAGCGGGTGATCCGTGAGCTTGGTCTCGACGAGCAGCGCTGGCCCGCGCGCCAGGCACAGTGGTTCATCAACGGGCAGAAGGACGAAGGCCTGCGCCCGCAGCATATCCAGGCCAGCGGCGACCTGTTCCTGGGGACCATGCGTAGCATCTATGAAGCCTACGAACAGGCCTGCGAACGCGCGGGAGTGATCGACTTCTCCGAACTCCTGCTGCGTGCCTTGGACCTGTGGCGCGACCACCCGGGCCTGCTCGAACACTACCAGCGGCGCTTCCGCCACCTGCTGGTGGACGAGTTCCAGGACACCAACGCCGTACAGTACGCCTGGCTGCGCCTGCTGGCTGGCAAGGGCGGCGGAAGCCTGATGGCCGTAGGCGACGACGACCAGTCGATTTACGGCTGGCGCGGCGCCAAGATTGAAAATATTCACCAGTACACGGCTGACTTCCCTGACGCCGAGATGATCCGCCTGGAGCAGAACTACCGCTCCACCGGCGGCATCCTCAAAGCCGCCAACGCGCTGATCGCAAACAACAGCGGGCGCTTGGGCAAAGAGCTTTGGACCGATCTGGGCGAGGGCGAGCCTTTGACCCTTTATGCGGCTTACAACGAGCATGACGAAGCGCGCTACGTGGTCGAGACCATTGAAAGCCTGATCAAGCAAGGCAATTCGCGCAGCGACATCGCCATCCTGTATCGCTCCAACGCCCAGTCGCGGGTGCTGGAAGAAGCCCTGCTGCGCGAGCGCATCCCCTACCGCATCTATGGTGGCCAGCGCTTCTTCGAACGCGCCGAGATCAAGAACGCCATGGCTTACCTGCGCTTGATAGAAGGCCGTGGCAACGACGCCGCCCTCGAACGGGTCATCAATGTGCCACCGCGTGGCATTGGCGAGAAAACTGTCGAGGCCATTCGTGAACATGCCCGCCACAGTCAACTGTCGATGTGGGGGGCCATGTGCCAACTGCTCGCCGCCAAGGCACTCAAAGGCCGGGCAGCCAGTGCGCTGGGCGCTTTCATCGAGCTGATCGAGAGCCTGGCTGGCAAAGTCGCGGACATGCCCCTGCATACCATGACGCAGACAGTCGTCGAGCAGTCCGGACTGATCATCTATCACCAGGAAGAAAAGGGTGAAAAGGGTCAGGCACGGGTAGAAAACCTTGAGGAACTGGTCAGCGCAGCACGAAACTTCGAAACCACTGACGATGACGCCGACCTTTCGCCGCTGTCGGCCTTCCTCGGTCATGCTTCGCTTGAAGCCGGCGAGGCCCAGGCTGACGAGCACGAAGACAGCATTCAGCTGATGACGTTGCATAGCGCCAAGGGCCTGGAATTCCCCTACGTCTTCCTGGTGGGCATGGAAGAAGGCCTGTTCCCGCACAAGATGAGCCTGGAAGAGCCAGGCCGCCTGGAAGAAGAGCGCCGACTGGCGTACGTGGGCATTACCCGTGCCATGCGCCAGCTATTCATGACCTATGCCGAAACGCGTCGCCTGTATGGCAGTGAAACCTACAATAAGGTGTCACGATTCGTACGGGAAATTCCGCCAGGCCTGGTTCAGGAAGTGCGTCTTTCGAACAGCGTCAGCCGCCCGTTCGGCGGCGCCAAGAGCACCAGCGCCAGCAGCCTGTTCGCCAATGCCAACATTCCCCAGACCGCTTTCAATCTGGGCCAGCGGGTACAGCATTCGGTATTCGGTGAAGGTGTGATCCTCAACTTCGAGGGTTCCGGCGCACAGGCGCGCGTGCAGGTGAACTTTGCCGAAGGCAGCAAGTGGCTGATGCTGGGCTATGCCAAGCTCGAAGCTATCTGA
- a CDS encoding Tim44 domain-containing protein, translating into MQRFLSIALALCVGLTLSLDANAKRFGGGKSSGSAPIHQTRQATPTTPAAAPTAPGRAPAAASGASRWLGPLAGLAAGGLLASMFMGDGFEGLQIMDFLIVALIAFLVFRFIAARRRQQQPQMAAPGHAPFQREAHGQPAQPSIFGGSAAPAAPAAPVINAPAWFNEQSFLAAARSHFQSLQQHWDANEMDKIAEFVTPQMLEFLKRERADLGDGFQATYIDNLDVQLDGVDDRADRTDATLTFRGVSKTSRFDQGEPFSESWHMVRAPGENQPWLVAGIRQNG; encoded by the coding sequence ATGCAACGTTTTCTTAGCATCGCACTGGCGCTTTGCGTCGGCCTGACGCTGAGCCTGGACGCCAACGCCAAGCGCTTCGGCGGCGGCAAGAGTTCGGGCTCCGCGCCTATCCACCAGACCCGCCAGGCTACGCCAACCACGCCTGCCGCTGCACCGACCGCTCCTGGCCGTGCACCGGCCGCCGCCAGCGGTGCTTCGCGCTGGCTGGGCCCACTGGCCGGCCTCGCCGCCGGTGGCCTGCTGGCGTCCATGTTCATGGGTGACGGCTTCGAGGGCCTTCAGATCATGGACTTCCTGATCGTCGCCCTGATCGCGTTCCTGGTGTTCCGCTTCATCGCCGCACGGCGCCGCCAGCAGCAGCCGCAGATGGCCGCTCCGGGCCACGCACCGTTCCAGCGTGAAGCCCACGGCCAGCCTGCCCAGCCGTCGATCTTCGGTGGTTCGGCTGCACCTGCAGCGCCAGCCGCACCGGTCATCAACGCCCCGGCCTGGTTCAACGAGCAGAGCTTCCTGGCCGCAGCCCGTAGCCACTTCCAGTCGCTGCAGCAGCACTGGGATGCCAACGAGATGGACAAGATCGCCGAGTTCGTCACCCCGCAGATGCTTGAGTTCCTCAAGCGTGAGCGTGCAGACCTGGGTGATGGTTTCCAGGCCACCTACATCGATAACCTCGACGTGCAACTGGACGGTGTCGACGATCGCGCCGACCGTACCGACGCCACCCTGACCTTCCGTGGCGTGTCGAAGACCTCGCGCTTCGACCAGGGCGAACCTTTCAGCGAAAGCTGGCACATGGTTCGTGCCCCGGGCGAGAACCAGCCTTGGCTGGTCGCCGGTATCCGCCAAAACGGTTAA
- a CDS encoding SMI1/KNR4 family protein: MEEVIEQLREANEPVPVPLELPDEDQLVEIEEQLFINIPFVFKEFLLTVSDVVYGSLEPVTVTDPQSHTYLPDVAANAWDAGVPRDLIPLCQDGDNFYCVEEDGTVVLWDGDEEGVGEDSWESVWHWARDVWLES, encoded by the coding sequence GTGGAAGAAGTGATCGAACAACTCCGTGAAGCCAATGAGCCGGTACCGGTGCCCCTGGAGCTTCCCGATGAGGACCAACTGGTCGAGATCGAGGAACAACTGTTCATCAACATTCCGTTCGTGTTCAAAGAGTTCCTTTTGACCGTCAGCGACGTGGTGTACGGCTCGCTGGAGCCGGTGACCGTCACCGATCCGCAGTCACACACCTACCTGCCCGACGTGGCAGCCAATGCATGGGACGCGGGCGTACCGCGTGACCTGATCCCGCTGTGCCAGGACGGTGACAACTTCTACTGCGTCGAGGAAGACGGCACGGTAGTGCTGTGGGATGGCGACGAGGAAGGGGTTGGCGAAGACAGCTGGGAATCGGTCTGGCACTGGGCACGGGACGTCTGGCTGGAAAGCTGA
- a CDS encoding cation:proton antiporter: MHAISFIQDLAVIMLVAGVVTILFHRFKQPVVLGYIVAGFIIGPHTPPFGLIHDEDTIKTLAELGVIFLMFCLGLEFSLRKLFKVGATAFIAAFLEIVLMIWIGFEIGRWFGWSTMDSLFLGAILAISSTTIIVKALNDLKMKNERFAQLIFGVLIVEDILGIGIIALLSGIAVSGTVSSGEVFSTVGKLSLFMIVALVIGILLVPRLLAYVAKFESNEMLLITVLGLCFGFCLLVVKLEYSMVLGAFLIGAIMAESRQLLKIERLIEPVRDLFSAIFFVAIGLMIDPNVLLDYAWPIMVITVAVVLGKMLSCGMGAFIAGNDGRTSLRVGMGLSQIGEFSFIIAALGMTLQVTSDFLYPVAVAVSAITTLLTPYLIRAADPLSLKLGKVMPSRLSRVLSLYGEWLRSIQPQGESAMLAAMIRRILLQVGVNLALVVAIFFSGGYFAARIGTWLSEWVSDVSQQKAIIWGAALLLSLPFLIAAYRKLKALSMLLAEMGVKPEMAGRHTQRVRRVVAEVIPLLSLLVIFLLLSALSASILPTNELLLIIAVVAAIVVAVLWRWFIRVHSRMQIALLETLENSRENTH, from the coding sequence ATGCATGCCATCAGCTTTATCCAGGATCTGGCAGTGATCATGCTGGTCGCCGGGGTAGTGACGATCCTCTTTCATCGCTTCAAGCAGCCAGTAGTGCTGGGCTACATCGTCGCCGGTTTCATCATCGGCCCGCACACCCCGCCCTTCGGCCTGATTCATGATGAAGACACCATCAAGACCCTCGCCGAGCTGGGCGTGATCTTCCTGATGTTCTGCCTGGGCCTTGAGTTCAGCCTGCGCAAGCTGTTCAAGGTGGGGGCCACGGCGTTCATTGCAGCGTTTCTGGAAATCGTCCTGATGATCTGGATCGGTTTCGAGATCGGCCGCTGGTTTGGCTGGAGCACCATGGACTCGCTGTTCCTCGGTGCGATCCTGGCGATTTCCTCGACCACCATCATCGTCAAGGCACTCAACGACCTGAAGATGAAAAACGAGCGCTTTGCCCAGCTGATCTTCGGCGTACTGATCGTCGAGGATATTCTCGGCATCGGCATCATCGCCCTGCTGTCAGGGATTGCAGTCAGTGGTACGGTCAGTTCCGGAGAGGTCTTTTCCACGGTCGGCAAGCTGTCGCTGTTCATGATCGTGGCGCTGGTTATCGGCATTTTGCTGGTGCCGCGATTGCTGGCCTACGTCGCGAAATTCGAGAGCAACGAGATGTTGCTGATCACCGTGCTGGGCCTGTGCTTCGGTTTCTGCCTGCTGGTGGTTAAACTCGAGTACAGCATGGTGCTGGGGGCCTTCCTGATCGGTGCGATCATGGCCGAATCCCGCCAGTTGCTGAAGATCGAACGGCTGATAGAGCCGGTGCGTGACTTGTTCAGCGCCATTTTCTTCGTCGCCATCGGCTTGATGATCGACCCGAACGTGCTGCTCGACTACGCCTGGCCGATTATGGTGATCACCGTAGCCGTGGTGCTGGGCAAGATGCTCTCTTGCGGCATGGGTGCATTCATTGCCGGCAACGACGGCCGTACCTCGCTGCGCGTGGGCATGGGGCTGTCACAGATTGGCGAATTCTCTTTCATCATTGCGGCCTTGGGCATGACGCTACAGGTTACCAGTGACTTCCTCTATCCGGTTGCGGTGGCTGTTTCGGCCATCACCACGTTGCTTACGCCCTATCTCATCCGTGCTGCGGACCCGCTGTCGCTGAAGCTGGGCAAGGTGATGCCGAGCCGGCTGTCGCGGGTGCTGTCGCTGTATGGCGAGTGGCTGCGCAGTATCCAGCCGCAGGGTGAAAGCGCGATGCTGGCCGCGATGATCCGGCGCATTCTGCTGCAGGTAGGTGTCAACCTGGCGCTGGTGGTCGCGATCTTCTTCAGTGGCGGGTATTTCGCCGCACGCATCGGTACTTGGCTCAGTGAGTGGGTGAGCGATGTCAGCCAGCAAAAGGCGATAATCTGGGGCGCGGCGCTGTTGTTGTCGCTGCCCTTCCTTATCGCTGCCTATCGCAAGCTTAAAGCGCTGTCGATGTTGTTGGCGGAGATGGGTGTCAAACCGGAAATGGCAGGGCGCCATACCCAGCGCGTTCGCCGTGTAGTGGCCGAAGTGATCCCGCTGCTGTCACTGCTGGTCATCTTCCTGCTGCTGTCGGCGTTGTCGGCAAGCATCCTGCCGACCAACGAATTGCTGCTGATCATCGCCGTGGTGGCCGCGATAGTGGTGGCGGTGTTGTGGCGCTGGTTCATCCGTGTGCATTCGCGGATGCAGATCGCCCTGCTGGAGACGCTGGAAAACAGCCGGGAAAATACGCACTGA
- a CDS encoding acyl-CoA thioesterase, whose amino-acid sequence MEPGNAQLSMTVLMTPDMANFSGNVHGGTLLKYLDEVAYACASRYAGSYVVTLSVDQVIFREPVHVGELVTFLASVNYTGNTSMEVGIKVVTENIRERSVRHSNSCFFTMVAVDDNRRPVPVPARQPQSSEEKRRFLQGQQRRQIRQELEKRYQDLKTDAL is encoded by the coding sequence ATGGAACCTGGAAACGCCCAGCTGAGCATGACCGTCCTGATGACCCCGGACATGGCCAACTTTTCTGGCAACGTACATGGCGGCACCTTGCTCAAGTATCTCGATGAAGTGGCCTATGCCTGCGCCAGCCGCTATGCCGGCAGCTATGTGGTAACCCTCTCGGTCGACCAGGTGATTTTCCGCGAGCCGGTGCACGTAGGCGAACTCGTGACGTTCCTGGCCTCGGTCAACTACACCGGCAATACCTCCATGGAGGTGGGCATCAAGGTGGTCACCGAGAACATTCGCGAACGCTCGGTGCGTCATTCCAACAGCTGTTTTTTCACCATGGTCGCGGTCGACGACAACCGCCGCCCGGTCCCTGTCCCTGCCCGTCAGCCGCAGTCCAGTGAAGAAAAGCGACGTTTCCTACAGGGCCAGCAACGCCGGCAGATCCGTCAGGAACTGGAAAAGCGTTACCAGGACTTGAAGACCGACGCCCTTTAA
- the pdxY gene encoding pyridoxal kinase PdxY, translating to MKRTPHLLAIQSHVVFGHAGNSAAVFPMQRIGVNVWPLNTVQFSNHTQYGQWAGEVLAPAQIPALVEGISNIGELGHCDAVLSGYLGSAEQGRAILAGVERIKAVNPKALYLCDPVMGHAEKGCIVPQEVSEFLLDDAVAQADILCPNQLELDSFCGRRAQSLEDCVRMARGLLERGPQVVLVKHLAYPGRCEDMFEMLLVTRDHSWHLRRPLLAFPRQPVGVGDLTSGLFLARVLLGDSWVQAFEYTAAAVHEVLLETQACASYELQLVRAQDRIAYPRVRFEAQRLAF from the coding sequence ATGAAACGTACCCCGCACCTGCTCGCCATTCAGTCCCACGTGGTGTTCGGCCACGCCGGTAACAGCGCTGCGGTGTTCCCAATGCAGCGTATCGGGGTCAATGTCTGGCCGCTCAATACCGTGCAGTTCTCCAACCACACTCAGTATGGCCAGTGGGCGGGCGAAGTGCTTGCTCCAGCGCAAATTCCTGCGTTGGTGGAAGGCATTTCCAACATTGGCGAACTGGGCCATTGCGATGCCGTGCTCTCGGGCTATCTGGGTAGCGCCGAGCAGGGGCGGGCGATATTGGCAGGTGTTGAGCGGATCAAGGCCGTCAACCCGAAGGCGCTGTACTTGTGCGACCCGGTCATGGGGCATGCGGAGAAAGGCTGCATCGTGCCCCAGGAGGTGAGCGAGTTCCTGCTGGACGACGCGGTTGCCCAGGCTGACATCCTGTGTCCCAACCAGCTGGAGCTGGACAGCTTTTGCGGCCGGCGCGCGCAAAGCCTGGAAGATTGCGTGCGCATGGCTCGCGGCCTGCTCGAGCGTGGCCCGCAGGTTGTGCTGGTCAAGCATCTGGCCTACCCAGGACGTTGCGAAGACATGTTCGAAATGTTGCTGGTCACCCGTGACCACAGCTGGCACTTGCGCCGCCCGCTGCTGGCATTCCCTCGCCAGCCGGTCGGGGTAGGGGACTTGACCTCAGGGCTGTTCCTGGCCCGGGTGCTGTTGGGCGACAGCTGGGTGCAAGCCTTCGAGTACACCGCGGCAGCCGTGCATGAGGTGTTGCTGGAAACCCAGGCCTGCGCCAGCTACGAACTGCAGCTGGTGCGGGCCCAGGACCGCATCGCTTACCCGCGTGTGCGTTTCGAGGCGCAGCGCTTGGCGTTTTAA
- a CDS encoding DUF3301 domain-containing protein — MLTLENLFVLMLVATAGAWLWHNHGLREKALERVKQHCAKLDLELLDDAVALKRIAFLRDANGRKRLARVYAFEFTVTGEQRHPGTVTQFGAHSVQIELAPYPFEINTPPRADNVIEMKQWRQEHNRWHN, encoded by the coding sequence ATGTTGACCCTGGAGAATCTCTTCGTCCTGATGCTGGTGGCCACGGCAGGCGCTTGGTTATGGCACAACCACGGGCTGCGCGAGAAGGCCCTGGAACGGGTCAAACAGCATTGTGCCAAGCTGGATCTGGAGCTGCTCGACGATGCCGTCGCGCTCAAGCGCATCGCATTCCTGCGCGATGCCAATGGCAGAAAGCGCCTGGCCCGTGTGTATGCCTTCGAGTTCACTGTCACCGGCGAACAACGCCACCCGGGCACGGTGACTCAGTTTGGCGCTCATAGCGTGCAGATTGAGCTGGCGCCCTACCCGTTCGAGATCAATACGCCGCCACGGGCCGACAACGTGATCGAGATGAAACAATGGCGCCAGGAACACAATCGCTGGCACAACTGA
- a CDS encoding CobW family GTP-binding protein produces MLQNIPTHVIAGPLGAGKTSLIRQLMAQRPAGERWAVLVNEFGQIGLDAALLSRDEDGVAIAEVAGGCLCCVNGTPFQVGLGRLLRKARPDRLFIEPSGLGHPLQLLTQLNQAPWAGVLMLQPMVMVVDAQALARGEPLPDAQQQALEAAGLVVFNKSADVNENSRLLINKEITAKQGVWTDQGLLAISSLPHSSTGSAGDGSVDKAVVGNPQPAKGALWIDPRQPICHAQQGEGGWSVGWRWHPSQQFDPQALRGLLDSHSWRRAKGVIHSPQGWQSFNGLDGNLPVWQPSDWRKDTRIELIFDQPQTLRALQAALEACRVM; encoded by the coding sequence ATGCTGCAGAACATTCCTACCCACGTGATCGCTGGCCCCTTGGGTGCAGGTAAAACCAGCCTCATCCGGCAGCTGATGGCTCAGCGCCCGGCCGGCGAGCGTTGGGCCGTACTGGTCAACGAGTTTGGCCAGATCGGCCTGGATGCGGCCCTGCTCAGCCGTGATGAAGATGGTGTTGCCATTGCTGAAGTGGCGGGTGGTTGCCTGTGCTGCGTCAATGGCACACCGTTCCAGGTCGGGCTGGGGCGCCTATTGCGCAAGGCGCGGCCCGACCGGTTGTTCATCGAACCCTCGGGTCTTGGTCACCCCTTGCAGTTACTGACTCAACTGAACCAGGCTCCTTGGGCGGGGGTTCTGATGCTGCAGCCGATGGTGATGGTTGTGGATGCTCAAGCGCTGGCGCGAGGTGAGCCGTTGCCCGATGCTCAACAACAGGCTCTGGAAGCTGCCGGACTGGTCGTTTTCAATAAAAGCGCGGATGTGAATGAAAATAGTAGGTTGTTGATAAACAAGGAAATTACAGCGAAACAGGGCGTTTGGACAGACCAAGGGCTGTTAGCAATTTCCAGCCTCCCTCATTCATCCACAGGTTCAGCGGGCGATGGTTCTGTGGATAAAGCCGTTGTGGGTAATCCCCAGCCGGCTAAAGGCGCCCTGTGGATAGATCCTCGACAGCCAATCTGCCATGCACAGCAAGGCGAAGGTGGCTGGAGTGTCGGCTGGCGCTGGCACCCAAGTCAGCAATTCGATCCACAGGCCTTGCGTGGCTTACTTGACTCTCACTCATGGCGTCGGGCAAAGGGGGTTATCCACAGCCCGCAGGGTTGGCAGTCTTTCAACGGCCTTGACGGCAACTTGCCGGTTTGGCAGCCGAGTGACTGGCGCAAAGACACCCGGATTGAGCTGATTTTCGACCAGCCCCAAACCCTGCGAGCGCTGCAGGCTGCGCTGGAAGCCTGCCGGGTGATGTAA
- a CDS encoding DUF1826 domain-containing protein, which produces MTPAAQHVDIRQVHGESPRVLTDIFQEGVNMAVWQRRLPAQVEDFAGLVVSLGQPLADQRVLDVDEHEPPLLPGFLGEAADLQGYEGFVADVCWLVSAYTCLLGARRVGLRVRVLHNAMCPRFHVDNVPVRLLTTYVGCGSEWLREGAIERAGLQFAPAPVDNIQRLQAGDVALLKGEKWLGNEGAGLIHRSPVGHDPRLLLSLDWLA; this is translated from the coding sequence ATGACGCCAGCGGCTCAGCATGTGGATATCCGCCAAGTCCACGGCGAATCCCCTCGGGTACTCACCGACATATTTCAAGAGGGCGTGAACATGGCAGTCTGGCAGCGACGTTTGCCTGCCCAGGTTGAAGACTTCGCGGGATTGGTGGTCAGCCTCGGCCAACCGTTGGCGGACCAGCGGGTGCTCGATGTGGATGAGCATGAGCCGCCGTTACTGCCGGGCTTTTTGGGGGAAGCGGCCGATCTGCAGGGCTATGAGGGTTTCGTCGCAGATGTGTGCTGGCTGGTTTCAGCTTATACGTGCCTGCTGGGTGCGCGTCGGGTCGGTCTGCGCGTGCGGGTGCTGCACAACGCCATGTGCCCGCGCTTCCATGTGGATAACGTGCCTGTGCGCCTGCTCACGACTTATGTGGGCTGCGGCAGCGAATGGCTGCGCGAAGGTGCCATTGAACGAGCCGGATTGCAGTTCGCACCGGCACCTGTGGATAACATCCAACGACTGCAAGCGGGTGATGTTGCGCTGCTGAAGGGCGAAAAATGGTTAGGCAACGAAGGGGCAGGCCTGATCCATCGCTCGCCCGTTGGCCATGACCCTCGCCTGTTACTCAGCCTTGACTGGTTGGCGTGA